One Halalkalicoccus sp. NIPERK01 DNA segment encodes these proteins:
- a CDS encoding VOC family protein, translating into MIEVSDVDHVAIRVGDVEAALAFYHDLLGLPIRDREKFENDELPFVAVVAGGRHLHLVPTDEAIDVGGEHVCLLLRSDDTDSRGAIEGYLDDLREAGVDVEEGEPRERLGAYGRDWAAYVRDPDGRRVELKFH; encoded by the coding sequence ATGATCGAGGTTTCGGACGTCGACCACGTCGCGATCCGCGTCGGCGACGTCGAGGCGGCGCTCGCGTTCTACCACGACCTGCTCGGCCTCCCGATCCGGGACCGCGAGAAGTTCGAGAACGACGAACTCCCGTTCGTCGCGGTCGTCGCCGGGGGTCGCCACCTGCATCTCGTGCCGACCGACGAGGCCATCGACGTGGGCGGCGAACACGTCTGCCTCCTGCTTCGCTCGGACGATACGGACTCCCGGGGGGCGATCGAGGGCTACCTCGACGACCTGCGCGAGGCGGGCGTCGACGTCGAGGAGGGCGAACCCCGCGAGCGCCTCGGTGCCTACGGCCGCGACTGGGCGGCCTACGTCCGCGACCCCGACGGCCGGCGGGTCGAACTCAAGTTCCACTGA
- a CDS encoding bacterio-opsin activator domain-containing protein, giving the protein MVARERERLREHERAFRRLTENATEVFWIADPDREGAVYVNPAFEEVWGRPCERFYEDHGVLIESIHPEDRTRVKRAIDRKYESGEFDETYRIQRPDGEVRWIHDRGFPVRDSAGDLVNVAGIATDITERKRIGSELRRQRDRIERVVETTPVMLLVMDADRTITFANERATAMAGVEDIAGTPFEEFPWELLRSDDSSGGSPDDRPWPDDWAAVPPDRRPFALVRELGEPVYDLQYPAWIGGEFRWLSINGAPLFDGAEFDGAVFAIEDVTERKRRERALSALHETSREMMRAESPAEIYEVAVSTVDDSLPFSRVACYRLDPGGYALEPVAHSPEAAGFVEEHDRVEDGGPIWEAFVGGGVERDGECTAIALGSHGVLVLVGRSEGALSLVRVLCDNAEAALDRTDREGVLRAQSEALRRTNAELERLNDVNDLVRDLTAALVRATSREEIAATVCERLAAAERYRFAWIGDETGTPTACAGITESALAAIERPESGYEPPAARALEDGEPAIDGDLLDAAHPDQRADALSKDYRSVAAVPLSYRDRTYGVLSVYADRDDAFREDEREVFAELGGTVGYAIDAVETRTALASDGVTELRFSIADREALPARLAAGARLEHRGLVPRPDGSIRWFVAVDAPVERVRETVAETERVEGFQEIVTDGTTLIECVVHPPCLLSPFVEHGATIADLTASGGEVTLTAAVAETDVRALSEALESRYDAELVRRCDRERPPRTREERCVEATEGLTDRQREILEIAHLSGYFETPRRITGAELAERLGVNRSTFHRTLRAAEQATFDALLE; this is encoded by the coding sequence ATGGTGGCCCGCGAGCGAGAGCGCCTCCGCGAACACGAACGGGCGTTCCGACGGCTCACCGAGAACGCCACGGAGGTGTTCTGGATCGCCGATCCCGATCGGGAGGGCGCGGTCTACGTCAACCCGGCGTTCGAGGAGGTCTGGGGGCGTCCATGCGAACGGTTCTACGAGGACCACGGGGTCCTGATCGAGTCGATCCACCCCGAGGACAGAACGCGGGTGAAGCGGGCGATCGATCGGAAGTACGAGAGCGGCGAGTTCGACGAGACCTACCGGATCCAGCGTCCCGACGGCGAGGTCCGCTGGATCCACGACCGGGGGTTTCCCGTCCGCGATTCGGCGGGGGACCTCGTCAACGTCGCCGGGATCGCCACCGACATCACGGAGCGAAAGCGGATCGGATCCGAGCTTCGCCGCCAGCGCGACCGCATCGAGCGGGTCGTCGAGACGACCCCGGTGATGTTGCTGGTCATGGACGCGGATCGGACGATCACGTTCGCGAACGAGCGGGCGACGGCGATGGCCGGCGTGGAGGACATCGCCGGGACGCCCTTCGAGGAGTTCCCGTGGGAACTGCTGCGCAGCGACGACTCGTCCGGGGGGAGCCCGGACGACCGGCCCTGGCCCGACGACTGGGCGGCGGTACCGCCGGATCGACGGCCGTTCGCCCTCGTCAGGGAGCTCGGCGAACCGGTCTACGACCTGCAGTATCCGGCGTGGATCGGCGGGGAGTTCCGGTGGCTCAGCATCAACGGCGCGCCGCTTTTCGACGGCGCCGAGTTCGACGGCGCGGTGTTCGCCATCGAGGACGTCACCGAGCGGAAGCGCCGCGAGCGGGCGCTGTCGGCGCTCCACGAGACCTCGCGGGAGATGATGCGCGCGGAGTCTCCCGCGGAGATCTACGAGGTCGCCGTCTCGACGGTGGACGACTCCCTCCCGTTCTCGCGGGTCGCGTGCTACCGCCTCGATCCGGGCGGGTACGCGCTCGAACCGGTGGCCCACAGCCCCGAGGCCGCGGGGTTCGTCGAGGAGCACGACCGGGTCGAGGACGGGGGGCCGATCTGGGAGGCGTTCGTCGGCGGGGGCGTCGAGCGCGACGGGGAGTGTACGGCGATCGCGCTCGGCTCACACGGCGTGCTCGTCCTCGTCGGGAGGAGCGAGGGGGCGCTCTCGCTCGTGCGCGTCCTCTGTGACAACGCGGAGGCGGCCCTCGACCGGACCGACCGCGAGGGCGTCCTGCGCGCCCAGAGCGAGGCGCTCCGGCGGACCAACGCCGAACTCGAACGGCTCAACGACGTCAACGACCTCGTGCGCGACCTGACGGCGGCGCTCGTCCGGGCGACCTCGCGCGAGGAGATCGCCGCCACGGTCTGTGAGCGCCTCGCGGCGGCCGAGCGCTACCGGTTCGCGTGGATCGGCGACGAGACGGGGACCCCGACCGCGTGCGCCGGCATCACCGAGTCGGCGCTCGCGGCGATCGAACGCCCGGAATCGGGCTACGAACCGCCGGCGGCGCGCGCACTGGAGGACGGCGAACCCGCCATCGACGGGGACCTGCTCGACGCCGCCCACCCCGACCAGCGCGCCGACGCCCTCTCGAAAGACTACCGGTCGGTGGCGGCGGTCCCCCTCTCCTACCGCGATCGGACCTACGGCGTGTTGAGCGTCTACGCCGACCGGGACGACGCCTTCCGCGAGGACGAACGCGAGGTGTTCGCGGAACTCGGCGGGACGGTCGGCTACGCGATCGACGCCGTCGAGACGCGAACGGCGCTGGCGAGCGACGGCGTCACCGAACTCCGGTTCTCGATCGCGGATCGGGAGGCGCTGCCCGCCAGGCTGGCGGCCGGCGCTCGCCTCGAACACCGGGGGCTCGTCCCGCGGCCGGACGGTTCGATCCGCTGGTTCGTCGCGGTCGACGCCCCGGTCGAGCGGGTCCGCGAGACGGTGGCCGAAACCGAGCGCGTCGAGGGCTTCCAGGAGATCGTCACCGATGGAACGACGCTGATCGAGTGCGTCGTCCACCCGCCGTGTCTGCTCTCGCCGTTCGTCGAGCACGGGGCGACGATCGCCGATCTGACGGCGAGCGGCGGCGAGGTGACCCTCACCGCCGCGGTCGCCGAGACCGACGTGCGGGCGCTCTCGGAGGCGCTCGAATCGCGATACGACGCCGAACTGGTCCGGCGGTGCGACCGCGAGCGACCGCCACGAACCCGCGAGGAGCGGTGCGTGGAGGCCACGGAGGGGCTGACCGACCGCCAGCGGGAGATCCTCGAGATCGCCCACCTCAGCGGCTACTTCGAGACGCCCCGGCGGATCACGGGCGCGGAACTCGCCGAACGCCTCGGGGTCAACCGCTCGACGTTCCACCGCACGCTCCGGGCGGCCGAACAGGCGACGTTCGACGCGCTGCTCGAGTGA